A DNA window from Ovis aries strain OAR_USU_Benz2616 breed Rambouillet chromosome 7, ARS-UI_Ramb_v3.0, whole genome shotgun sequence contains the following coding sequences:
- the LOC101116991 gene encoding ribonuclease K6-like: protein MGPHLLGRSSLLLLLLGMWWSVRPLCAVPRGLTKARWFEIQHILPSPLQCNTAMRGVNNYTRHCKPTNTFLNSSFQDVTAVCNLPNITCKDNVTMNCHQSSNRVNLTQCNLTAGSYPNCSYSNNVQYKFFIVACDPRQKTDPPYPLVPVHLDKVV, encoded by the coding sequence ATGGGGCCACATCTTCTGGGACGTTCTTCTCTTCTGTTACTGCTGCTGGGAATGTGGTGGTCAGTACGTCCACTTTGTGCTGTGCCACGAGGTCTCACAAAGGCTCGCTGGTTTGAAATTCAGCACATACTCCCAAGTCCTCTCCAATGCAACACGGCAATGCGTGGTGTCAATAACTACACTCGGCATTGTAAACCTACAAACACCTTTCTGAACAGCTCCTTCCAAGATGTGACTGCTGTCTGTAATTTGCCCAACATCACCTGTAAGGATAACGTAACGATGAACTGTCACCAGAGTTCAAACCGTGTCAACCTGACTCAGTGCAATCTCACTGCGGGAAGCTATCCTAACTGCAGCTACAGTAACAACGTCCAATATAAGTTCTTCATTGTCGCCTGTGACCCTCGTCAGAAGACCGACCCCCCTTATCCTTTGGTTCCTGTACACTTAGATAAGGTTGTTTAA